The sequence ctctttcaatcttatttacatccttcctgtaactaggtgaccaaaactgtacacaatactccaaattcggcctcaccaatgccttatataaccttaccataacactccaacttttatactcgatactccgatttataaaggccaatgtaccaaaggcactctttacgaccctatccacctgtgacgtcacttttagggaactctgtacctgtattcccagatccctctgttcaactgcactcttcagagtcctaccatttaccctgtacgttcttctttggtttgtccttccaaagtgcaatatctcacacttgtctgcgttaaattccatttgccatttttcagcccatttttctagtcggtccaaatccctctgcaagctttgaaaaccttcctcactgtccactacacctccaatctttgtatcatcagcaaacttgctgatccaattggccacattatcatccagatcattgatatagatgacaaacaacaatggacccaggcaggacagttagtgagattttgtaagcccaggcaagtcatggggattacagatagtgtgacatgaacccaagatcctgcttgaggccgtcctcatgtgtgcggaacttggctatcagtctctgctcagtgaccctgcattgtcgtgtgtcgtgaaggccgtcttggagaacacttacccgaagatcagaggccgaatgcccgtgaccgctgaagtgctccccaacaggaagtgaacagtcttgcctggtgattgtcacgcggtattcattcatccgttgtcgtagcgtttgcatggtctccccaatgtaccatgcctcgcgacatcctttcctgcagcgcatcaggtagacaacgttggccaaattgcaagtgtatgtaccgtgtacctggtggatggtgttctcacatgagatggtggcatccatgttgatgatccggcatgtcttacagaggttactgtggcagggttgtgtggtgtcatggtcactgttctcctgaaggctgggtagtttgctgcggacaatgtttgaggttgtgcgattgtttgaaggcaagaagtgggggtgtggggatggccttggcgagatgttcggcttcattgatgacatgttgaaggctccagagaagatgtcgtagcttctgcgctccggggaagtactgggcgacgaagggtactctgtccgccgtgtcccgtgtttgtcttctgaggaggtcggtggggtttttcgctgtggcatgtcggaactgtcgatcgatgagtcgagcgccatatcctattcttatgagggcatctttcagcatctggaggtgtccgttgcgatcctcctcatctgagcaaagaacaaagaacaatacagcacaggaacaggcccttcggccctccaagccggtgccgctccctggtccaaactagaccattcttttgtatccctccattcccactctgttcatatggctatctagataagtcttaaacgttcccagtatgtccgcctccaccaccttgcctggcagcgcattccaggcccccaccaccctgtgtgtaaaatatgtccttctgatatctgtgttaaacctctccccctttcaccttgaacctatgacccctcgtgaacgtcaccaccaacctggggaaaagcttcccaccgttcactctatctatgcctttcataattttatacacctctattaagtctcccctcatcctctgtctttccagggagaacaaccccagtttacccaatctctcctcataactaagcccctccataccaggcaacatcctggtaaccctcccctgtactctctccaaagcctctacgtccttctggtagtgtggcgaccagaactggacgcagtatttcaaatgcggccgaaccaacgttctatacatctgcaacatcagaccccaacttttatactctatgccccgtcctataaaggcaagcatgccatatgccttcttcaccaccttctccacctgtgacatcaccttcaaggatctgtggacttgcacacccaggtccctctgcgtatctacaccctttatggttctgccatttatcttatagctcctccctacattatttctaccaaaatgcatcactttgcatttatcaggattgaactccatctgccatttctttgcccaaatttccagcctatctatatccttctgtagcctctgacaatactcctcactatctgcaagtcctgccaattttgtgtcgtccgcaaacttactgaggtccgattttttccctgacaacccttttattcctaacgtatgaataacaTGCCTtgggagcagatcctgtgtatacggagggcttgtccgtaggggatggcttctttaacgtgtttagggtggaagctggagaagtgaagcatcatgaggttatccgtgggcttgcggtacagtgaagtgctgaggtgaccgtccttgatggagatgcgtgtgtctaagaatgcaaccaattcaggagagtagtccatggtgagtctgatggtgggatggaacttgttgatgtcatcatatagttgtttcagtgattgttcaccatgcgtCCAAAggcagaaaatgtcatcgatgtatctagtgtatagcatcggttgaaggtcctgtgcggtgaagaggtcttgttcgaacctgtgcatgaatctgtgctggaatctttgaatggcatcaagatagataagtcaccgggaccggatgggatgtaccccaggttactgtgggaggtgagggaggagattgcagagcctctggcgatgatctttgcgtcgttgatggagacgggagaggtgctggaggattggaggattgcggatgtggttcctattttcaagaaggggaatagggatagcccaggaaattaccgaccggtgagtctaacctcagtggttggtaagctgatggagaagaccctgagggacaagatttatgagcatttagagtggtttagtatgctcaagaatactcagcacggctttgtcaaaggcagatcgtgccttacgagcctggtggagttcttcgaaaatgtgactaaacacattgacgaagggaaagcgatagatgtggtttatatggattttagcaaggcgttcgataaggtcccccatgcaaggcttctagaaaaagtgagagggcatgggatccaaggggctgttgccctgtggatccagaactggcttgcccaaaggatgtggagatgccggctttggactggggtgaacacggtaagaagtctcacaacaccaggttaaagtccaacaggtttatttggtagcaaataccataagctttcggagcactgctccttcgtcagatggagtggaaatttccactccatctgacgaaggagcagtgctccgaaagcttatggtatttgctaccaaataaacctgttgaactttaacctggtgttgcccaaaggaggcagagagtgggtatagatgggtctttttctaaatggaggtcggtcaccagtggtgtgccccagggatctgttctgggacccttgctgtttgtcattttcataaatgacctggatgagggaagtggagggatgggttggtaagtttgctgacgacacaaaggttggtgggattgtggatagtctggaggggtgtcagaagttacagagggacatagataggatgcaaggctgggcggagaagtggcagatggacttcaacccagataaatgcgcagtggtccattttggcaggtcaaatgggatgaaggagtacaatataaagggaaagactcttagtactgtagaggatcagaaggaccttggggtccgggtccatcggactctaaaattggccccgcaggtggaggaagtggttaagaaggcgtatggtgtgctggcctttatcaatcaagggattgagtttaggagtccggggataatgatgcagctttataagaccctcgtcagaccccacttggagtactgtgctcagttctggtcgcctcattacaggaaggatgtggaaaagattgaaagggtgcagaggagatttacaaggatgttgcctggattgagtggcatgccttgtgaggataggctgagggagctcggtcttttctccttggagagacgtaggatgagaggagacctaatagagatatataagatgttgagaggcatagatcaggtggactctcagaggctttttcccagggtggaaatggctgctacaagaggacacaggtttaaggtgctggggggtaggtacaggggaaacgttagggggaagtttttcacacagagggtggtgggcgagtggaatcggctgccatcagtggtagtggagacaaactcaatagggtcttttaagagactcctggatgagtacatgggatttaataggatggagggttattatAGGTAGGcccaaaaggtagggatgtgttcggcacaacttgtgggccgaagggcctgtttttgtgctgtagtttttctatgtttctatgaagatgttggcatattgaagtgcgaatttggtccccatggctgttccatgtgtctggatgaagaactggttgctgaaggtgaagacattgtggtccaggatgaagcggtaaaattgcatctggagattggcagttgtcggcgttgagtactggcAGTTGCAGCAAAGCCATCGtcttgggggatgctggtgtagagtgttgAGACACTCGTTgagatgaggagtgctcctggttcaactgctccatgtgtgctgagtttctgtaggaagtccatcgtgtcgcgacaaaagctggggattctttgtacaatgggtttcaggatgccctcgacatagccggagaggttctcgcacagggtcccattgcccgatacgaggtgggtgtgttggccttgtgtatcttcaggaggcagtagagatctccaacgtgggactattttctaaacggtgacaaaattcataatgctaaagtgcaaagggacttgggagtcctagtccaggattctctaaaggtaaacttgcaggttgagtccgtaattaagaaagcaaatgtaatgttgtcatttatctcaagaggcttggaatacaaaagcagggatgtacttctgaggctttataaagcactggttaggccccatttggagtactgtgagcaattttgggccccacacctcaggaaggacatactggcactggagcgggtccagcggagattcacacggatgatcccaggaatggtaggcctgacatacgatgaacgtctgaggatcgtgggattatattcattggagtttaggaggttgaggggagatctgatagaaacttacaagataatgaacggcttagataggatggacgtagggaagttgtttccattaacaggggagactaggacgcgggggcacagccttagaataaaagggagtcactttagaacagagatgaggagaaatttcttcagccagagagtggtgggtctgtggaattcattgccacagagggctgtggaggccgagacgttgagcgtcttcaagacagaaattgataaattcttgatttctcgaggaattaagggctatggggagagagcgggtaaatggagttgaaatcaaccatgattgaatggtggagtggactcgatgggccgaatggccttacttccgctcctatgtcttatggtcttatggtcttatgggatgaGAGGACAAAGGGTGCTCTGaatgtccggatcaaaggtcttgatcagtctgttgagtttacaggtgtgttctttggtcagatctgtggttaactgtctgtagtgttcctcgttgttcagttgtcagtatacttctttgcagtaatccgttctgttcagtatgacgatggccactcctttgtctgctggtttgatgacaacgttgctgttggtcttgagagcacggatggcgttgcgttgtgcttgggtgatgtttggggctgtcttgtgagtgcggctgatgaatctggtattgacgcacctcctgatgacttgggcatacatgtcgcgTCGAGGGTagcggccttccagaggagtccaattcgactttttcctcttcagttgctgcaccgcggatctctctgtcggggctgttccggttcattggctgtctcattgtgtttgctgttggcctcttgggattTGTGAAAGAActccctctcacctgatgaaggggcagcgctccaaaagcttgtggcttgtgctaccaaataaacatgttggactttaacctggtgtgtgagacttcttactgttcttgacagaagccagagggcggttgtagatgtttgtttttcaaactggaggcctgtgaccagcggtgtgcctcagggatcagtgctgggtccactgttatttgtcatttatattaatgatttggatgagaacataggaggcatggttagtaagtttgcagatgacaccaagattggtggcatagtggatagtgaagaaagttatctccgattgcaacgggatcttgatcgattgggccagtgggctgacggatggcagatggagtttaatttagacaaatgcgaggtgatgcattttggtagattgaactagggcaggacttactcagataatggtagggcattggggagagttacagaacaaagagatctaagggtacatgttcatagctcattgaaagtggagtcgcaggtggacagagtggtgaagaaggcattcagcatgcttggtttcatcggtcagaacattgaatacaggagttgggatgtcttattgaagttgtacgagactttggtaaggctacacttggaatacagtgtgcagttctggtcaccaaattatagaaaggatattattaaattagaaaaagtATCGAaaatatttactgggatgctaccgggacttgatggtttgagttataaggagaggctggatagactgggacttttttctctggagcgtaggaggctgaggggtgatcttatagaggtctatgaaataatgaggggcacagatcagctagatagtcaatatcttttcccaaagataggggagtctaaaactagagggcataggtttaaggtgagaggggggagatacaaaagtgtccagaggggcaattgtttcacgcagagggtggtgagtgtctggaacaagctgctggaagtagtagtagaggcgggtacaattttgtcttttaaaaagcatttagatagttacatgggtacaatgggtatagagggatatgggccaaatgccggcaattgggattagcttaggggtttaaaaaaaaagggcggcatagacaagttgggccgaagggcctgtttccatgctgtaaacctctatgaccctatgacaaTCTAGTACTCTCTCCCCAATCCCCTGTGATCTAACTTTCCAGATCAGCCTTttatgcggcatcttgtcaaatgccttctggaagtctagataaACCACATCCACATGTTCCCCACGATTCACCTTGCTGGCTATGTCATCAAAGatctcaagcaagtttgtcagtTCCATTATCACCACAGTAGTGAATAATGAAAAAAATGACCAAAAACTGCAGTTAATGCAGAGGAACCTGGTGAAATAACCATCACTAGGGTGAAGTtgttgaataaactaatgggattaaaggcaaaTAAATCTCCGGGACCTTTCCCTCCATAAAAcaatgctgacaatggtggattgagctttgtctttccaaatgctcagtcatctcctctttaatgattgattccagcaaagtccccaccacagaggtcaagctaactggcctacagtttcctactttttgtctctctccattTTTGAATAGGGATGTCACATTAGCGTATTTCCAATCCACCAGGATCTTTCCaggatccaaggaattttgaaatatcccaaccaatgcattcactatctctgctgccacctcaTTAAATACCCTAGCATgcaaaccatcaggtcccggagatttatttgcctttaatcccattagtttattcaacaACTTCTCCCTAGTGATGGTTATTTCACCAGGTTCCTCTGCAGTTTTTGGACATTTTTTTCATTATTCACTACTGTGGTCATAATGGAACtggttcctccagtttcctcccacagaccaaatatGTGCATGTTAAGctgattggcaatgttaaattgcccctcgcaTCCCAGGATGTGAAGTTTAGTGGCttaaatatgtggcattatggGGCCAGGGCTTGGGTgcagtgctctgttggagagtcaatgcaaaCTCAATGACcctctttagggattctatgttggcCAATTTGTGTTTCAGGTTGTTTGACTTTAGCTAAACATGGGGAGTGGTCTGCTCTGGGGAGGTGACACTTTGTGGATGAAGTAACTTCCTCAAAGTCCCCACAGCATCTTTAACTCTTCACTTGGTCTGGTATTTTCTGACTGTAAACCAATATTTTGTTCCAGATTCTGGTCTAACAGTAATCGTTTTTCTGAGCATAACGCACCCTATCATCTGCCCTCTGTTCCCAATGTAACACGGTACTGTTCCATATCATTGAGGAagataagatgataaaagatattgaCAAATTAGACACTGAGTGAGTGCTTCCTATTGTGGGGCAATTTAGAAAGAGTGGTCTTAGTTTGTCAATCATaacttacccttcataaaaccatgctgacaatggtggattgaacattttctttccaaatgctcagtcataAATAttgataaggggcaatttaaacagCTTTGACGGAGTATCATCCAGACataagcattggctctattctcactccacagatgttgttgtacctgctgagattttccagtattttctgtttttattgtaatTTAAGCATAGTTTTAAATGAGGGAAGCAGGAATGTTATACTAACTGTAAACAGGTAGAGGTTTTTCTAGCCCATTATCCATGTGATTTAAGTAGGGTTGCTGGATCaagtcagaatcacagaattgttatgattCAGaccaaggccatttggcccatcgtgtctgcaccagctctccaaactagcatcatgacttagtgccatctcCCTGCCTTTTTCCTGTTCCCCTGaatattcaagtaataatctaatgtccttttgaatgcctcaattgaacctgcctcccctaCACGTCCAGGCTGTgtgttccagacctgaaccactcactgtgtgaaaaatgtatTTCTCACATCCCATTTGCTTCTTTTGGAAATCACTTTAcatctctttccctctcattTTTGATCCTTTTATTTCTCCTAAGCTACTCTGTCtagccctctcatgattttggtaatctctatcaaatcttcttttAGACTTCTCTCTAATGAGGACATAACTTATCTGTATCAATATTAAAAAATGTAAAAACAGATTGAGATTTTTCTGGCCCTTTGCCTGGTCAGCAGTAAGGAGTTAGCCTGAGAGGTGAGGGAGCAGCGACACCGGATGGACAGTCTCCGTATTGCAGGCAGCATTGCAGGAGAGCGGGTCATTCATTTCCttttagaaaacatagaaaataggaacaggaggggccattcggccctacgaGCCAGCAAGGATACTGTGCCCTTTTAAGAGCAATATGCAAATAAGCACGGCAGTCTCTATATCAATGCAGCCTTTCCTCGAGAGAAACAGTCCACTGCCATCATTGGGAAGGATGACAAGGATTGGGAAGGATGATGTCTCAGTGACAACAAATCTGAACAGGGCGATATTATGAGTGAAAATTATGTTTGTGTGACTGTGAGGGGTAGTGCTTGATGTGGGGTGACAATGTGAGAGTATTAATatacttaataaaagcaaattactgcggatgctggaaaatctcagcaggtctagcatcATCTGTgaggaaaaaagagctgacgtttcgactcCGGAAGgtattcgaaacgtcagctcttttttatCCTTACAGatcatgccagacctgctgagattttccttttGGTATTAATATACCTATCTGGCAGTAGAGAGTCAAAGATCAGGCAGGTTGATCTCCCAGGATGAGGCTATCCTATTGCACTCTGGGTGTGTTGATGACTGCGATGTCCCCAAATGCGGGATACTCGCCTGCAGAATGTGTGGTAGTGGGGGACTGTGTTCACGCTCTCCCCTGGTTCACAAATCAAAATCAGAGCTCACAATTCAAAATACTGGCTGAGTAGAGGTTCTTATCTATTAACTAACTTTTCTCCCAAAGTCAGTCGTTCACCGATTAGTATGCAAGGGCAAATTAATTAATACCCCACCCACCAGCTTACTCGATCTTCATGCCTGTTCCATTGCAGCTACAATATTATCAAAACAGCGTCACAACTCTCCATCGACTTTGTAAAGTGCAGACACACAAGCTCATTCACTGGGAGAGCCCGAAACTCTGAAGTGACCCTCTATCTCAaagacatacacagacacacacacctttctctcacacgtttacactctctcctcacactttctctctctcatacacacccacatacagaatctctctccatctctcacacAGGCCCATACACACAAGATCACTCACCCCTTTttctctgtcactcacacacatgcactcacctctctctcacaaacactcacacgggCAACTCGTGTTTCTTGCACACACATTTGCTCACAGTgatttcactctctctcagataCACAAAAATATGTATGCTCCAGTctatctcagacacacacaaaccaTAATCttctttctttcacacacacacgcacactgactccactctctctctctctcaactacacacacacaaacgcgtgTTCTTCAttctatctcacagacacacacagatctctctttcacacactcacatcctgacactactctctctctctctcacagacacaaacAAACATTGGGGTCCATtcattctgtctctcacacacgcatacacacacacaaacaaacattgGGGTCCATTcacactctccttctctctctcagacacacatgaGCAAACACTGAGGTCCattcaaagaacgaagaacaaagaatattacaggccctccaagcctgcactgaccatgctgcccaatttaacTAAAACttccgacccttccggggactatatccttccattcccatcctatttgtgtatttgtccagacaccccttaaaagtcactatcatatctgtttccactacctcacctggcagcgagttccaggcacccaccaccctctgtgtaaaaaacctgcctcgtacatctcctttaaaccttgccccttaaacctatgcccccttgaaattgactcttccaccctgggaaaaaacttctgacgatccactctgtccatgcctctcataagcttgtagacttctttcaggacgcccctcaacctccgtcattccagtgagaacaaaccaagtttctccaacctctcctcatagctaatgccctccataccaggcaatatcctggtaaatcttttctgtaccctctccaaagcctccacatccttctggtagtgtggtgagcagaactgaacactgtattccaagtgcagcctaactaagattccataaagctgcaacatgacttgccaattcttcaactcaatgcctcggctgatgaaggcaagcatgccgtatgccttcttgattacattctccacctgcattgccactttcagtgacctgtgtacctgtacacccagatccctctgcctatcaatactcttaagggttctgcaatttactgtatatttcctatctgtattagacgttccaaaatgcattccctcacatttgtccagattaaactccatctgccatttctctgcccaagtctccaatagatctatatccttctatatcctctgatggtcctcatcgctatccgcaaatccaccaacctttgtgtcgtctacaaacttactaatcaaaccagttacattttcctccaaatcatttatatatattacaaagagcaaaggtcccagcactgatccctgaggaacaccacttgtacagccctccattcagaaacggacccttccactgctaccctctgtcttctatgaccaagccagtcttgtatccaccttgccagctcacctctgatcccatgtgacttcatcttCTGTGCAGTcttccatgaggaaccttgtcaaagaccttactgaagtccgtgtagacaacatccactgccctactctcatcaatcatcttcgtcacttccttgaaaaactcgatcaagttagtgagacacgacctccccttcacaaaaccatgttgcttctcgctaatacgtcctcttatttccaagtgggaataaatcctgtcttgaagaatcctctccaatgaattccctaccactgatgtaaggttcaccggcctgtaattacctggattattcttgcttcccttcttaaatgaaggaacaacattggctattctccaatcctctgggacctcccctgtagcta comes from Mustelus asterias chromosome 12, sMusAst1.hap1.1, whole genome shotgun sequence and encodes:
- the LOC144501466 gene encoding uncharacterized protein LOC144501466; its protein translation is MALDSSIDSSDMPQRKTPPTSSEDKHGTRRTEYPSSPSTSPERRSYDIFSGAFNMSSMKPNISPRPSPHPHFLPSNNRTTSNIVRSKLPSLQENSDHDTTQPCHSNLCKTCRIINMDATISCENTIHQVHGTYTCNLANVVYLMRCRKGCREAWYIGETMQTLRQRMNEYRVTITRQDCSLPVGEHFSGHGHSASDLRNTCKRMNGNLSNSDNRKILNSPIVLLHGTIYINS